The Saccharothrix violaceirubra genome segment CGCTGGGCGTGAACCTGCACACCGTGCTGCGCGGCTACCAGCGGTTGCGCGACGAGGGCCTGGTCGACCTGCGCCGGGGTCGGGCCGCCGTGCTCACCGACGCCGCCGACGGTCCGCGCCTGGCCGTCGCCGAGCACGTGCGCGCGCTCGTCGAGGCCGCCCGCCGCGCCGGCTTGGGGGAACAGGAGCTGCACACGGCGATCGAGGACGCGTTCAACCGTCCATAGCGGACAGTGCCGGTGTTATGGCGAAGTGTAATGGCATGACCGGGGACGCCCGTTGGTACCGTCCGGACGACTAGGAACGCCGCGACCGCCCCTGCCGCCCGGTCACGGCCACCCGCGAATCGAGGTCCCTGTGAGTCGAGCACGCACCCTGCGCGTGATGACCGTGGTGCTGTCCCTGGCACTCGGATCGGCGGCCGTCACCGGCGCGTCGGCCGCGACCGCCGCGGCACCGTACTGCTATGAGGAAACGTCAACTCCCACGGCGGGCATCGCCGACCTGAAGTCGTCGTTCACGTCGGCGAACTGGATGCAGACGCTCCAGGCCATGTACAAGCGGCGGTGGCCCAGCGGCGAGGCGTTGGCCAAGGCCCAGGTCAACGACAAGTACTGGAACCAGTTCGTGCGCAAGGAGAACTTCGAGGCGTTCGCCGAGTCGATGATGGTCGCGATCCACGAGGAGACCCACATGTGGGACCTCGACGGGTCGCGGACGCGGTGGAACGTGCACACCGCCGCGTGGATCGACGCGACGCGCCAGGCGACGACCGTCCCCCTGCACGACGGGTTCGCGCGCAAGGAGATCATCCCGCTGATCAAGGACAAGTTCAGCGACTCCATGGACGGGATCTACCTGCGTGACCGCACGCAGGGCGAGTACCACCTCCAGGGCATCCTCGCCGAGCTGAACGCCGGGCTCACCGGCCTGCCGGCCGTGACCGTGGTGCAGGAGTACATCAAGGGCGTGGGCGCGAGCAACGCGCGGGACATCGCCGCGACGAACCTGCGCTACCTGCTGCTGTACCTGCGTGTGGCCAAGGACCGGCACGCCGACTACTGGGCGAAGATCAAGAACGAGCCGAAGCTGCGCGAACTCGTCCTCACCCAGTTCCTGCGCACGGCGTACTGGCTGGAGAAGTCGGCGCCGTACACCGGCCGGATCGGCGGTCCCAACGCCGACAAGATCACCGCGACGAACTACGCGCCGGAGAACATCGCGATCGTCGAGGAGTTCACCGGCCGGAAGATCGACACCGGCACCCGGAAGAACTGCACGCTGTAGTGCCCGTCGACGCCGTGGTCCGGCCGGACCACGGCGTCGCTCACGAACAGGCGCCGGTCAGCGTGGCGACCTGCCCGGCCT includes the following:
- a CDS encoding GntR family transcriptional regulator, which produces MLITIDPTANVPLADQIAASVRGAAVRGELSPGDRLPPAREVAAALGVNLHTVLRGYQRLRDEGLVDLRRGRAAVLTDAADGPRLAVAEHVRALVEAARRAGLGEQELHTAIEDAFNRP